In the genome of Nitrospira japonica, one region contains:
- a CDS encoding methyltransferase: MPATSVSHAAIPPHAQLVQMATAHWVSHILYVAAKLSLADHLASGPKRVDELATATKTHAHSLGRLLRTLAHLGLVTEHGTQFTLTPLGEALKTGAPGGARSATLTLASPWMTGGWERLMESVQTGRSGLEQALGMPIFDWLAQHPDEASLFSETMVSFHGAEPAAVAAAYDFANMTAIVDVGGATGNLLAAILDKYHGSRGILYDLPHVVRDAPKLIQARGLADRVTVMPGSFFERVPEGGDAYLLSHIIHDWSEEQCLTILGHCRRVMKPTARVLIIEMVLPAGNVQHPGKMLDMMMLVGPGGQERTEPEYGTLLNKAGLRLTKVVPTDSAVSVVEAMIK; the protein is encoded by the coding sequence ATGCCTGCTACTTCCGTCAGTCACGCAGCAATTCCACCTCATGCGCAACTGGTGCAAATGGCCACGGCGCATTGGGTATCTCATATCCTCTATGTTGCCGCCAAGCTGAGTCTCGCCGACCACCTGGCTAGCGGACCGAAGCGCGTTGACGAATTGGCAACGGCCACGAAAACCCACGCGCATTCTCTCGGCCGATTGCTGCGAACACTCGCACACCTCGGACTCGTTACGGAACACGGAACCCAATTCACCTTGACACCGCTCGGTGAAGCGCTCAAGACCGGCGCTCCGGGCGGAGCTCGTTCGGCAACGCTCACGCTGGCGAGTCCGTGGATGACGGGCGGATGGGAACGCTTGATGGAATCGGTTCAGACCGGAAGATCCGGCTTGGAACAAGCCCTGGGCATGCCTATTTTTGACTGGCTGGCCCAGCACCCCGATGAGGCTTCACTCTTCAGCGAGACGATGGTCAGTTTCCATGGCGCCGAACCCGCGGCGGTGGCCGCTGCGTACGATTTCGCCAACATGACGGCGATCGTCGATGTCGGCGGAGCGACCGGCAATCTGTTGGCAGCCATTTTGGACAAGTATCACGGATCACGCGGCATTTTGTACGACCTTCCACATGTCGTGCGTGATGCCCCAAAATTAATTCAGGCACGCGGTCTTGCTGATCGCGTCACCGTCATGCCCGGCAGTTTCTTTGAGCGAGTGCCTGAAGGAGGAGATGCGTACCTGCTCTCACACATCATTCACGATTGGAGCGAGGAGCAGTGCCTCACGATCCTAGGCCATTGTCGGCGCGTCATGAAGCCGACCGCCCGTGTGTTGATTATCGAGATGGTGTTACCGGCCGGCAACGTCCAGCACCCGGGAAAGATGCTCGACATGATGATGCTCGTCGGACCAGGCGGCCAGGAACGAACTGAACCTGAATATGGCACCCTGCTGAATAAAGCGGGACTTCGACTGACCAAAGTCGTACCGACGGATTCAGCGGTGAGTGTCGTAGAGGCCATGATCAAATAG
- a CDS encoding YdhR family protein yields the protein MIAVMVRFQYDTEFNEAHLQQIAEGARSKFQGMPGLRSKAFTVDAARRQALNFYMWESEDAARKFFSPQMIDAVAKIYGVRPSIDYLKLATLVENPSSV from the coding sequence ATGATCGCTGTCATGGTGCGGTTCCAGTACGACACGGAATTCAACGAGGCACATCTACAGCAGATCGCCGAAGGGGCTCGCAGCAAGTTTCAAGGCATGCCGGGTCTTCGGTCTAAGGCCTTTACCGTTGATGCAGCCAGGCGCCAAGCTCTCAACTTTTACATGTGGGAGTCAGAAGACGCGGCACGGAAGTTTTTCTCGCCTCAAATGATTGATGCGGTCGCTAAAATCTACGGCGTTCGGCCGAGTATCGATTATCTGAAGCTTGCCACTCTCGTTGAAAACCCGTCATCGGTTTAG
- a CDS encoding sigma-54-dependent Fis family transcriptional regulator: MDPSFRPSREQLSALLAISRLLTSSVDLPSLLKLIVTSVTELLECEASSLFLIDATGEQLILSVVTGPVGGEIKELRIDVGEGIAGWVAKNRKSLIVNDAKHDPRFSPAVDKATGFQTRSILAVPLMDHGQIVGVLEILNTAKAKQFDQSDVDLLSAFGSYASVALRNAGLLATMREESQILKGSADERYRTLIVESPRMHEVVDTLRRAARSNSTVLLLGESGVGKEILARSVHNWSPRASKPFVAVNCVALSDQLLESELFGHEKGAFTGAHQQKKGLLEVAQGGTIFLDEIGDMKPNLQAKWLRVLQDREFDRVGGTQPIRVDVRVIAATNQDLKEAIKDGRFRKDLFFRLNVVTVTTPPLRERRDDIPALARFFVGRYAKDMKRPHVSIDPKAIEALRQYDWPGNVRELANVIERAVVLASRDVISVDDLTLEAMEPNARPTEELMDLPFHKSVEHFKRMRLQTAIAKTRGSKTKAAQALQLQPTYLSRLCKQMGIS, encoded by the coding sequence ATGGATCCTTCATTTCGGCCCTCTCGAGAACAACTTTCGGCACTGTTGGCCATCAGTCGTCTTCTGACCTCCTCGGTCGATCTTCCGTCCCTACTCAAACTGATTGTCACCTCGGTGACAGAACTTCTTGAATGTGAAGCGAGCAGTCTGTTCTTGATCGATGCAACAGGCGAACAACTCATACTCAGCGTAGTGACAGGCCCGGTCGGCGGTGAAATCAAGGAACTTCGCATCGACGTTGGTGAAGGCATCGCAGGATGGGTTGCGAAGAATCGAAAGAGTCTGATCGTCAATGACGCCAAGCATGATCCCCGGTTTTCTCCAGCTGTGGACAAAGCAACAGGGTTTCAAACCCGTTCAATTCTTGCCGTGCCTTTGATGGATCACGGACAAATTGTGGGCGTGCTTGAAATACTCAACACGGCCAAGGCCAAACAGTTCGATCAATCGGATGTGGACCTTTTGTCGGCGTTTGGGTCATACGCCTCCGTGGCATTGAGGAATGCCGGGTTATTGGCCACGATGCGAGAGGAAAGCCAGATACTCAAGGGGTCGGCAGACGAACGGTATCGGACACTGATTGTGGAAAGCCCTCGTATGCATGAGGTAGTGGACACGTTACGAAGAGCAGCCCGGAGCAATAGCACGGTATTGTTGCTGGGAGAAAGCGGCGTGGGAAAGGAAATCCTGGCTCGATCCGTCCATAACTGGAGTCCTCGGGCGAGTAAACCATTTGTGGCCGTCAACTGTGTTGCATTGTCGGATCAATTGCTTGAAAGCGAATTGTTCGGGCACGAGAAAGGCGCCTTTACCGGCGCCCACCAACAAAAGAAGGGCTTGTTGGAGGTCGCTCAAGGCGGAACGATCTTTCTCGATGAAATTGGCGATATGAAGCCGAATCTGCAGGCGAAGTGGCTTCGCGTCTTGCAAGACCGGGAATTTGATCGTGTAGGAGGGACACAACCCATCAGAGTGGACGTTCGGGTCATCGCAGCAACAAATCAAGACCTGAAGGAGGCCATCAAAGACGGCCGATTTCGGAAAGACTTGTTCTTTCGCTTGAACGTCGTCACCGTGACGACTCCGCCTCTGCGTGAGCGACGGGATGACATTCCAGCGCTTGCGAGGTTTTTTGTTGGCCGGTATGCCAAAGACATGAAGCGTCCACACGTGTCCATTGATCCAAAGGCCATTGAAGCGCTGCGTCAATATGACTGGCCAGGAAACGTGCGCGAACTGGCCAACGTCATCGAACGAGCGGTGGTTCTCGCAAGCCGGGATGTTATTTCTGTGGATGACTTGACCCTCGAGGCAATGGAGCCGAATGCCCGACCCACGGAAGAACTGATGGACCTTCCGTTCCACAAGTCGGTCGAGCACTTTAAACGCATGCGGTTACAAACGGCTATTGCCAAAACCAGGGGAAGCAAAACCAAAGCTGCTCAGGCTCTCCAGCTTCAGCCGACCTACCTCTCTCGCCTATGCAAGCAAATGGGAATTTCATAA
- a CDS encoding FecR domain-containing protein: MAVAASRWAGSGFLRCPFHVSWRTLAAIIVCTWSLAISGQVFGGESAPAILGVLAGEVTIIPPEGGDAKPVSNGMTVAVGTRVQTGKKSTALVTFLDGSTLTVQPESDVAIKQADIGKTRARVTVGVNVGTVWARIVKLVDPESSFSLQSNTATATVHDGLIGSRQEPDNTFTCWTRAGDLWVLEPTGRVRAILKPGQMETVKAGAPANPQAFFSNHSALRIETPVSVLPVILMPDRARMAGFTDPDTDVNQVFGSYTGLDGEGHRVVEVPAGVPGPFTLILQGEQDGPFLIRIGALYKGVPVDQHQVSGTLQRGARLAAQLTPQLEGMTNDAKTAKVSGVMIGPLESTNMQLPGKVRVSENPSTHPAPAAHRP; the protein is encoded by the coding sequence ATGGCTGTCGCCGCGTCACGCTGGGCCGGATCCGGGTTTCTCCGATGCCCATTCCATGTATCGTGGAGGACGCTCGCAGCGATCATTGTGTGCACGTGGAGCCTGGCAATCTCTGGACAGGTCTTCGGCGGTGAGTCCGCACCCGCGATCCTCGGCGTGTTGGCCGGAGAGGTCACGATTATCCCGCCGGAAGGAGGGGACGCGAAGCCGGTATCAAACGGCATGACCGTCGCCGTCGGGACTAGAGTACAGACGGGCAAGAAGTCCACCGCGCTGGTCACGTTCCTGGACGGGAGCACCCTCACGGTCCAGCCCGAATCAGATGTTGCAATCAAGCAAGCGGACATCGGCAAGACACGAGCGCGTGTGACCGTCGGAGTCAACGTGGGCACCGTCTGGGCCCGCATTGTCAAACTCGTCGACCCGGAATCGTCGTTCTCTTTGCAGTCGAACACGGCGACGGCGACCGTGCATGACGGTTTGATCGGCTCCCGTCAAGAGCCGGACAACACCTTCACGTGCTGGACCAGAGCCGGCGATCTCTGGGTGCTCGAACCCACCGGCCGTGTCAGGGCCATATTGAAACCGGGTCAGATGGAGACAGTGAAGGCCGGGGCCCCAGCGAACCCGCAGGCGTTTTTTTCCAATCACAGCGCCTTGCGGATCGAGACACCGGTCTCCGTACTGCCGGTCATCCTGATGCCGGACCGAGCCAGGATGGCGGGCTTTACCGACCCGGACACGGACGTGAACCAGGTTTTCGGGTCCTATACAGGGCTGGACGGCGAAGGCCATCGGGTGGTGGAAGTGCCAGCGGGCGTGCCGGGACCCTTTACCCTGATTCTTCAGGGAGAACAGGACGGGCCGTTTCTGATCCGCATCGGTGCGCTCTACAAGGGCGTGCCTGTCGACCAACATCAAGTGAGTGGCACATTGCAACGGGGCGCTCGGCTCGCGGCCCAGCTCACACCGCAGCTGGAAGGCATGACCAACGACGCAAAAACCGCAAAGGTGTCGGGCGTCATGATCGGACCGCTGGAATCCACGAACATGCAGCTCCCCGGCAAGGTCAGAGTTTCGGAGAATCCTTCAACACATCCTGCTCCAGCAGCTCATAGACCCTGA
- a CDS encoding CHASE2 domain-containing protein: protein MPAPSLKQFAVAAFLSLLVGSLLTGAFLSGLFANAQLRGTDFLFTDQNESFSGSIVIVGIDQRSYRELLPRHGPLVGWSRALYAQAVDRLRSAGARVIALDLFFDAPGAEDSGLIDAISRAGNVVFPVEGQGPGVFHPRPGVVQVFDVFVRATPRIAAAAVAEGSVNVTTDRDTVVRSLPLVLESGEEVIPSLSLAIISRFIRRANILDQDPTSATIYAAGRTIPVLDNGRMLINYSGPPSSPGVSRGFPIIPFVDVINGSFDESLVRDKIVLLGLTIRGIDEFATPTTSTTRMWGVEVQASAVDTLLAERYLLPSSRTTTVLLIYAAALTGAIFAVAARPLNGISGLAASLFLYLVGASMSFDRGLLLNMVYPPAAVLLGFTATQGYRIFFEQGQRQLVQDLMSRYLSPSISQWVLQQPGQVTLGGETRVMTVLFCDLRGFTTLSRSMEPHLVVSFMNDFMTAMTDIIFRHDGVLDKYIGDEVMAFWNAPREQPDHAALACQAALDMVREIDGLRSSWSQHGLPPLDIGVGINTGPMVVGNMGSRERLAYTVIGDAVNVASRLQNLNKEFGTHVLTTDATRNAAGDRFVYRPIDQVTLRGRDEPIRVYELLEQDVLKDSPKL, encoded by the coding sequence ATGCCAGCACCCAGCCTGAAGCAATTTGCCGTCGCTGCCTTTCTCTCGCTCCTGGTGGGGAGTCTCTTAACCGGTGCGTTTCTCAGTGGGCTATTCGCCAACGCTCAATTGCGCGGCACCGACTTTCTGTTCACCGATCAGAACGAAAGTTTCTCCGGATCCATTGTGATCGTCGGCATCGACCAACGGAGCTATCGAGAGCTGCTGCCCCGACACGGGCCTCTCGTTGGATGGTCGCGGGCGCTCTATGCACAGGCGGTCGACCGGTTGCGGTCTGCAGGCGCCCGTGTCATTGCCCTCGACCTGTTTTTCGATGCTCCCGGAGCGGAGGACTCCGGCCTGATTGACGCCATCTCGCGCGCCGGCAACGTCGTCTTTCCCGTGGAGGGCCAGGGCCCGGGCGTCTTTCACCCCCGCCCTGGCGTCGTCCAGGTCTTTGACGTCTTCGTCCGGGCTACGCCGCGCATTGCGGCCGCGGCCGTGGCCGAGGGATCCGTCAATGTCACGACGGATCGTGATACCGTCGTCCGTAGCCTTCCGCTCGTGCTGGAGTCGGGCGAGGAGGTGATTCCTTCCCTTTCGCTTGCGATCATCTCCCGCTTCATCCGACGAGCCAATATACTGGATCAAGACCCCACGAGCGCCACAATCTATGCAGCCGGCAGGACGATCCCGGTGCTCGACAACGGACGGATGCTGATCAATTATTCCGGTCCGCCGTCATCTCCAGGGGTGAGCAGAGGCTTTCCGATCATACCGTTTGTGGACGTCATCAACGGATCATTCGACGAGAGTCTCGTCCGGGACAAGATCGTGCTGCTGGGTCTGACCATTCGCGGTATTGATGAGTTTGCCACGCCGACGACATCCACGACCCGCATGTGGGGTGTAGAAGTCCAGGCGAGCGCCGTCGACACATTACTCGCTGAACGATATTTGCTGCCCTCGTCCCGGACGACGACCGTCTTACTGATCTATGCCGCCGCATTGACGGGGGCCATCTTTGCCGTCGCCGCGCGCCCGCTTAACGGAATTAGCGGCCTGGCGGCATCGTTGTTCCTCTATCTCGTCGGCGCCAGCATGTCGTTCGATAGAGGTCTGCTCCTCAATATGGTCTATCCGCCAGCTGCGGTGCTCCTGGGGTTCACGGCCACTCAAGGCTACCGGATTTTTTTCGAGCAGGGTCAACGGCAACTGGTTCAGGACCTGATGTCCCGCTATCTCTCGCCTTCGATCAGCCAGTGGGTGCTGCAACAGCCGGGACAGGTCACGCTCGGAGGAGAAACCAGGGTCATGACGGTGCTGTTCTGCGACCTTCGTGGATTCACAACGCTGTCTCGCTCCATGGAGCCGCACCTCGTGGTGTCCTTCATGAACGATTTCATGACGGCCATGACGGATATCATCTTCCGTCACGACGGTGTGCTTGACAAATATATTGGAGACGAAGTCATGGCCTTCTGGAATGCTCCTCGAGAGCAGCCGGATCATGCGGCTCTTGCCTGTCAGGCGGCACTCGACATGGTCCGCGAGATCGACGGACTTCGGTCATCGTGGTCGCAGCACGGCCTACCGCCTCTGGATATCGGGGTGGGCATCAATACCGGTCCCATGGTGGTCGGGAACATGGGTTCGCGGGAACGGCTGGCCTACACAGTCATCGGAGATGCAGTGAATGTCGCTTCTCGCCTGCAAAACCTAAACAAGGAATTTGGCACGCACGTGCTGACGACCGACGCTACGCGGAATGCCGCGGGGGACCGGTTCGTCTATCGGCCGATCGATCAGGTGACGCTGAGAGGGCGTGACGAGCCCATCAGGGTCTATGAGCTGCTGGAGCAGGATGTGTTGAAGGATTCTCCGAAACTCTGA